One Methanobacterium sp. DNA window includes the following coding sequences:
- a CDS encoding ATP-binding protein produces the protein MNKRGQIIGGGLKDIIIREKTGENLELGELLIVESASKAANKNIRDYSILQIKDIEYRSQAPQSTHELLSGMELEGYNPDLGFMEPELTNYVLGRAKSLLHVQENNNENEKDKKPGYITKSPKRLPDFFSPIRSIEKSDLKFLEPENIENSIYLGDLRSGSTTKEDVKVYIDLIKSLTHHILIPATTGRGKSNLVRVMLWSILDSEGAGILVLDPHNEYYGDNVRKGLRNHPKKDEKLEYYSPDSNNESAQTLAINIKKIRPNHFSGIGGFSSAQKEAMRMFYNKYGENWIKEVAKGKDKQTLKMLGINETTADVLKRKIETKLGICSISDIYYPDGKCTYKSNLFIGGDSGLSTINDIIEALENGKIVIIDSSKLSDFEELFVGSIISSNIFNRYKRYNSVDLKSKPVISIVIEEAPRVLGKDALESHGGNNIYGTIAREGRKFKIGLIAITQLSSVIPRPILANMNTKIILGNEMSLERSAIIDSASQDLSDDNRIIASLDKGEAIVSSVFTRFAIPIYTPEFEKFVDEYIQKMPKEPEIEGETELIG, from the coding sequence ATGAACAAAAGAGGTCAGATTATAGGCGGCGGATTGAAAGATATTATTATCAGAGAAAAAACTGGTGAAAATTTAGAATTAGGTGAACTTTTAATTGTTGAAAGCGCATCTAAAGCAGCAAATAAAAATATAAGGGATTATTCTATTCTTCAAATTAAAGATATTGAATATCGAAGTCAAGCTCCCCAATCAACTCATGAACTTCTTTCAGGAATGGAATTAGAAGGATATAATCCTGATTTAGGGTTTATGGAACCTGAATTGACTAATTATGTGTTGGGTAGAGCTAAATCTCTGCTCCATGTTCAAGAAAATAATAATGAAAATGAAAAAGATAAAAAACCAGGATACATCACTAAAAGCCCTAAAAGATTACCTGATTTTTTTAGTCCTATTAGATCTATAGAAAAGTCTGATTTGAAATTTTTAGAACCTGAGAATATTGAAAATTCAATTTATTTAGGAGATCTCAGGAGTGGTTCAACTACAAAAGAAGATGTTAAAGTATACATTGATTTAATCAAATCTTTAACACATCACATCTTAATACCCGCAACTACTGGTCGAGGAAAGAGTAATTTAGTTAGGGTAATGCTTTGGAGTATTTTAGATTCAGAAGGCGCAGGAATACTGGTTTTAGATCCTCACAATGAATATTACGGGGATAATGTGAGAAAAGGGCTACGTAATCATCCTAAAAAAGATGAAAAGTTAGAATATTATTCTCCAGATAGTAATAATGAGAGTGCACAAACATTAGCCATAAATATTAAAAAAATAAGGCCTAATCATTTTAGTGGAATAGGTGGATTCTCTTCTGCTCAAAAAGAAGCCATGAGAATGTTTTATAATAAATATGGTGAAAATTGGATAAAAGAAGTTGCAAAAGGAAAAGATAAGCAAACTCTTAAAATGTTAGGTATTAATGAAACTACTGCAGATGTTTTAAAGAGAAAAATTGAAACTAAGCTTGGAATTTGTTCTATTTCAGATATATATTATCCTGACGGGAAATGCACATATAAAAGCAATCTGTTTATAGGTGGCGATTCAGGCTTATCCACAATTAATGACATTATTGAAGCTCTTGAAAATGGAAAAATAGTGATTATTGACAGTTCAAAGCTGAGCGACTTTGAAGAACTGTTTGTAGGAAGTATCATATCTAGCAATATTTTCAACAGATATAAAAGGTATAATTCGGTTGATTTAAAATCCAAGCCTGTGATTAGTATCGTGATTGAAGAAGCTCCGAGGGTTTTAGGAAAGGATGCTTTAGAAAGCCATGGAGGAAACAATATTTATGGTACGATAGCTAGAGAAGGAAGAAAATTCAAAATAGGTTTAATTGCAATTACCCAGTTATCAAGTGTTATTCCACGGCCAATTTTAGCTAATATGAATACAAAGATTATTTTAGGAAATGAAATGTCTCTTGAAAGGTCAGCTATAATAGATAGTGCGTCCCAAGACCTTTCTGATGATAATAGGATAATTGCAAGTTTAGATAAGGGTGAAGCCATAGTAAGCAGTGTTTTCACAAGATTTGCTATTCCAATATACACTCCTGAATTTGAAAAATTTGTTGATGAATATATACAAAAAATGCCCAAAGAACCTGAAATAGAGGGTGAAACAGAACTTATAGGTTGA
- the galE gene encoding UDP-glucose 4-epimerase GalE, with translation MILIVGGAGYIGSHLNKKINEKGYETIVFDNLSYGHRNFVKWGTFEQGDLGNIDEIRNVFKKYDIEAVMHFAAFTYVGESVEDPQKYYLNNVKNTLNLLQVMLEEDVKHFVFSSTCATYGDPVEIPITENHPQNPINPYGRGKLIIEQVLKDYSHAYGLKYASLRYFNAAGADPDCKIGEMHDPETHLIPLILDAADGKREDIKIFGTDYDTPDGTCIRDYIHVTDLADAHILALEYLQNGGKSDVFNLGNGNGFSVKEVIEEARKITGKEIKATEAPRRSGDPPTLIGSSKKAMEILKWKPEYHDLSKIIETAWNWHKEVNK, from the coding sequence ATGATACTTATTGTCGGTGGAGCAGGATACATAGGATCCCATTTAAACAAAAAAATCAATGAAAAAGGATATGAAACCATAGTATTTGACAATTTAAGCTATGGACATAGAAATTTTGTAAAATGGGGAACTTTCGAGCAGGGAGATTTAGGAAATATAGATGAAATAAGAAATGTTTTTAAAAAATATGACATTGAAGCAGTGATGCATTTTGCTGCTTTTACCTATGTAGGTGAATCTGTTGAAGATCCACAAAAATATTACCTAAATAATGTTAAAAACACGTTGAATTTGCTTCAGGTGATGCTTGAAGAAGATGTTAAACACTTTGTTTTCTCATCAACATGCGCCACATATGGAGATCCTGTTGAAATTCCTATAACTGAAAATCATCCTCAAAATCCTATAAATCCTTATGGAAGGGGTAAATTAATTATTGAACAAGTCTTAAAAGATTATAGTCATGCTTATGGATTAAAATATGCCTCACTTAGGTATTTTAATGCAGCAGGAGCTGATCCTGACTGTAAAATAGGGGAAATGCATGACCCTGAAACTCATTTAATACCCCTCATTTTAGATGCTGCAGATGGAAAAAGAGAAGATATAAAGATATTTGGAACAGATTACGATACTCCTGATGGTACCTGCATCAGAGATTATATTCATGTGACTGATTTAGCTGATGCCCACATACTGGCCCTTGAATATCTTCAAAATGGTGGAAAAAGTGATGTTTTTAATCTTGGAAATGGAAATGGTTTTTCTGTAAAAGAAGTTATTGAAGAAGCTCGAAAAATCACAGGCAAAGAAATAAAAGCCACAGAAGCTCCTCGAAGATCTGGTGACCCTCCAACTCTCATTGGTAGCTCTAAAAAAGCTATGGAAATATTAAAATGGAAACCAGAGTATCATGATCTCTCAAAGATTATAGAAACTGCCTGGAACTGGCATAAAGAAGTAAATAAATAA
- a CDS encoding helix-turn-helix domain-containing protein yields the protein MDDEIYINKPLSSQVIMELLEKYPHLKKIKSPRSLYARTSKKYLDALSKLGIEVEPVDKRGRPKKYDKTEAELIQKMLNEGSSTKEISQKLQIPLKTVYYLKDTKLKRGRKPKYSKETEDEVKNLHKNGVSAKDISKKLNIPLRTVYCLLKRKND from the coding sequence TTGGATGATGAAATCTATATTAATAAACCATTATCCTCACAAGTGATTATGGAACTTTTAGAAAAGTATCCTCATCTTAAAAAAATAAAAAGTCCCCGTAGTCTGTACGCTAGAACATCAAAAAAGTATTTAGATGCACTTTCAAAGCTGGGGATTGAAGTTGAACCTGTTGATAAGAGAGGTAGGCCTAAAAAATATGATAAAACTGAAGCTGAGCTTATCCAAAAAATGTTAAATGAAGGTTCAAGTACAAAGGAAATATCCCAAAAACTTCAAATACCCCTAAAAACTGTTTATTATCTTAAAGATACCAAACTAAAAAGGGGTAGGAAACCAAAATATTCTAAAGAAACAGAGGATGAAGTAAAGAATTTACATAAAAACGGGGTTTCTGCTAAAGATATATCAAAAAAATTAAATATTCCTCTTAGGACAGTATATTGCTTATTAAAACGAAAAAATGATTAA
- a CDS encoding DNA double-strand break repair nuclease NurA: MKSIKEIAEILSLDLSERELGDPYFSDSDYQSYPLNKKNFHQINSANSNRKIAFVDGGNQEILPSPIYSVQLNRIYFSIFKNNKRFLLQSGIPQRIDFLSYTSSKLEDKNIFFETKIRPVKDKFNEFLPDERDLYTKAREENVDAGTQAGMDRMASMARRFAEWKIAEKVIDLELESGDIILRDGSLQTGHQNEYKYVEKAFRKAMEKDVIFTGLSKTCRLTTDTQVSLIDSIQRLVEDSNIKYDKWCYYPVARSKEKNREHNAVIMVVKLNKHAHTAFRFEIFKEQADTMSEKEIFEIVSCIADYSRDIKVPGYPYGLIEADLWARVKNEEMEGYKTKLYSELSRMGLWSRTNPLIKIINTHEKLDGQ; this comes from the coding sequence ATGAAGAGCATAAAAGAAATTGCTGAAATTTTGAGTTTAGATTTATCTGAAAGGGAATTGGGAGATCCTTATTTCAGTGATTCTGATTACCAGTCATATCCCTTAAATAAAAAAAATTTCCATCAAATTAATTCAGCTAACTCCAATAGAAAAATTGCATTCGTTGATGGGGGAAACCAGGAAATATTACCTTCTCCAATTTACTCAGTGCAATTAAACCGTATATATTTCAGTATATTTAAAAATAATAAACGATTTTTACTCCAATCTGGAATTCCTCAAAGAATTGATTTTCTTTCATATACTTCTTCTAAATTGGAGGATAAAAATATCTTTTTTGAAACAAAAATAAGGCCAGTTAAGGATAAATTCAACGAATTTTTACCTGATGAAAGAGATCTTTATACTAAGGCCCGAGAAGAAAATGTAGATGCAGGAACACAAGCAGGAATGGATAGAATGGCATCAATGGCTCGAAGATTCGCAGAATGGAAAATTGCCGAGAAAGTCATAGATTTAGAGCTTGAATCAGGAGATATCATCTTAAGAGACGGATCTTTGCAAACAGGTCATCAAAATGAATATAAATATGTGGAAAAAGCTTTTAGGAAAGCGATGGAGAAAGATGTGATTTTCACGGGGTTGTCTAAAACATGTAGATTAACTACTGATACTCAAGTTTCTCTTATTGATTCTATTCAAAGATTGGTAGAAGATTCAAATATTAAATACGATAAATGGTGTTATTATCCTGTGGCGCGGAGTAAAGAAAAGAATCGTGAGCATAATGCAGTTATCATGGTTGTGAAATTGAATAAACATGCCCATACAGCATTTAGATTTGAAATATTTAAAGAACAAGCAGATACTATGAGTGAAAAAGAAATATTTGAAATAGTTTCATGTATTGCTGATTATTCCAGAGATATTAAAGTTCCGGGCTATCCTTATGGCCTCATTGAGGCGGATTTATGGGCAAGAGTTAAAAATGAAGAGATGGAAGGTTATAAAACTAAATTATATTCTGAACTTTCAAGGATGGGGCTTTGGTCAAGAACCAATCCTCTTATTAAAATTATTAACACTCATGAAAAGTTGGATGGACAATAA
- a CDS encoding methyl CoM reductase subunit C, producing the protein MVPMYEILHFRGGVYRFDELKELVEDTGGIVFSMDHFDIIRGDSYLSTEVHVLLMVPENELNAVDSLISEIKGSRDDINITDKQKDLLLSYLSIYDVLNKTGTWTKKEDLKELIICPCFAMLCKNSGDDECQLNNKFDEILEEMCLNGVIEKQILDEKIEYRLKKEIKSK; encoded by the coding sequence ATGGTTCCTATGTATGAAATCTTACATTTTCGTGGTGGTGTATACAGATTTGATGAACTAAAAGAACTTGTAGAAGATACAGGAGGAATAGTATTCAGCATGGATCATTTTGACATAATTCGGGGCGATTCATATCTATCAACCGAGGTCCATGTTCTATTAATGGTGCCTGAAAATGAGTTAAATGCAGTGGATTCGTTAATAAGTGAAATAAAAGGTTCACGTGATGATATCAACATTACAGACAAACAAAAAGATTTACTTTTATCCTACCTTTCAATATATGATGTTTTAAATAAAACAGGGACATGGACAAAAAAGGAGGATTTAAAGGAGCTAATTATCTGCCCGTGTTTCGCAATGCTTTGTAAAAACAGTGGTGATGATGAATGTCAGTTAAATAACAAATTTGATGAAATACTGGAAGAAATGTGTTTAAACGGAGTTATAGAAAAGCAGATTTTGGATGAAAAAATTGAATACCGACTTAAAAAAGAGATTAAATCCAAATAA
- a CDS encoding DUF131 domain-containing protein, whose protein sequence is MDTNTLIISGIIIIFVGVVLVFVGTALQSSQKTGEVHTGGIIMIGPIPIIFGNDKSLIFMGVVFAIIIMVAWYILFYRATS, encoded by the coding sequence ATGGATACCAACACATTGATTATATCAGGAATTATCATTATTTTCGTTGGTGTGGTACTGGTATTTGTGGGAACAGCATTACAGTCATCACAAAAAACTGGTGAAGTTCATACGGGCGGTATTATTATGATAGGGCCTATTCCTATCATATTTGGCAATGATAAAAGCTTAATTTTTATGGGAGTGGTATTTGCGATAATTATTATGGTAGCTTGGTACATTTTGTTTTATAGGGCAACATCTTAA
- a CDS encoding class III signal peptide-containing protein, with product MDNKGQISLEFILVIAVIILIIVCIASFFGGENEITQAMAAARSGAIEGANLNSFAVYPKETFDDYTSKHPRLLSQSNVKIININYVNYGSNNTYNKTKIQLQITASAPSVNTKSDKNALGDRVNFYVRKSICESFGTSNLTNKVFNPAFSNRYVFTTADVKWT from the coding sequence ATGGATAATAAAGGTCAGATATCATTAGAATTTATTCTTGTAATAGCCGTGATTATATTAATTATTGTGTGTATTGCTTCTTTTTTTGGAGGGGAAAATGAAATAACTCAAGCTATGGCTGCTGCACGAAGTGGAGCGATAGAAGGAGCTAACTTAAATAGTTTTGCTGTTTATCCCAAAGAAACATTTGATGATTACACAAGCAAACATCCAAGGCTTTTAAGCCAAAGCAATGTAAAAATAATCAATATTAACTATGTAAATTATGGGTCAAATAATACATATAATAAAACAAAAATTCAGCTTCAAATAACTGCTTCAGCCCCCAGTGTCAATACTAAAAGTGACAAGAATGCATTAGGAGATCGTGTGAATTTTTATGTAAGAAAAAGTATATGCGAGTCTTTTGGAACCTCAAATCTAACAAATAAAGTTTTTAATCCTGCTTTTTCTAATAGATATGTTTTTACCACTGCTGATGTAAAATGGACGTGA